The Argopecten irradians isolate NY chromosome 4, Ai_NY, whole genome shotgun sequence genome has a window encoding:
- the LOC138321805 gene encoding uncharacterized protein, whose translation MTSDGLANKTEDGDGSCAICADVYVDPRLLPCRHTFCLDCLERWHASSHQRHYFSCPICREKVWVPHLGVQGFRSNYFVRSQRQKRTCSLCRTTDADVHRCNYCDQLICKVCRTTHGSGSSKNNEPCYFGQEEEIVTEEDTTLRATISALRPVTRSCCYAEVIGGFQCSAGVSEMKVNKIIPVSATEAWILFDNDPAIYKYDINGMVTDVKSAEGTVIDIGLHPDGPLLFIQEYSNSVWVCGDDYTAPIEYVKVGDYLPTSFLVEDEGSLIVAVMPMDDRQNVCYLLYFNQERKLTNKTTLTGEFTRISSLALDISSRRVCVTEEKFRVVHVLPKRRVITYRRSSAFPIRSGSGGLSRTRFTPRAVCSGLHDSYLVLDGGSGFIHILNTSACLTSVVVTDDQEHIGDPNTIALGRDDRLWVGDGRDGMVRVYYLNAFINYLEAGNSELDLPSRNTGGFYGSILPADSSLPEEQVSLPDMSVTAPFIFNDTVGANASGPIQVVGGLNGIQIILPDTGTAEGNRREQERILQMIHKNDILRKSIEMAGTSVDSLGPANFSFKNPLELQLPSGTNAQQFGGFFPGPNPSEGNFPLHHGFGGVSFFTGNRERDLELLENFLISHPSVREDMTRKGITPAMIVDFPHFLNRYTSNT comes from the coding sequence ATGACGTCAGACGGATTAGCCAATAAGACAGAGGACGGTGACGGTTCGTGTGCGATATGTGCGGACGTTTACGTAGATCCTCGCCTCCTTCCATGTCGACACACCTTCTGTCTTGACTGCTTGGAGCGATGGCACGCATCAAGTCACCAGAGACATTATTTCTCCTGTCCGATATGCCGCGAGAAGGTATGGGTTCCTCATCTGGGTGTGCAGGGCTTCAGATCAAATTACTTCGTCCGGAGTCAGCGTCAGAAAAGAACTTGTAGCTTGTGTAGGACAACTGATGCCGATGTCCATCGGTGCAACTACTGTGATCAGTTGATATGTAAAGTATGTAGAACGACTCACGGGTCAGGCAGTTCAAAGAACAACGAGCCCTGTTATTTTGGACAAGAGGAAGAAATTGTCACAGAAGAAGACACAACTCTTCGTGCAACCATCAGCGCACTTCGGCCAGTCACGCGGTCTTGTTGTTATGCGGAAGTCATCGGCGGATTCCAATGTTCTGCTGGGGTGAGTGAAATGAAAGTCAATAAGATCATCCCAGTGTCCGCAACTGAGGCCTGGATCTTGTTCGACAATGACCCGGCtatatacaaatatgatatCAACGGAATGGTGACTGATGTGAAGAGTGCAGAAGGCACTGTCATTGATATAGGTCTTCATCCGGATGGGCCGTTGCTTTTCATCCAGGAATATTCAAATTCGGTTTGGGTGTGTGGGGATGACTACACGGCGCCGATAGAATATGTAAAGGTTGGAGATTATCTTCCAACATCCTTCTTGGTTGAAGATGAAGGGTCTTTAATCGTCGCTGTTATGCCCATGGATGATAGGCAAAATGTATGCTATTTATTGTACTTTAACCAAGAAAGAAAACTAACGAACAAGACAACACTTACAGGTGAGTTTACAAGGATAAGTAGCTTGGCGTTGGATATTTCGAGTAGGAGAGTATGTGTGACTGAGGAGAAGTTCAGAGTGGTGCATGTGCTTCCAAAACGAAGAGTGATAACATACCGTCGTTCTTCTGCTTTTCCAATAAGAAGCGGATCCGGTGGTCTTTCGCGAACGCGATTCACTCCCAGAGCTGTTTGTTCAGGACTGCATGACTCCTATCTGGTTTTGGATGGTGGATCGGGGTTCATACATATACTGAACACGTCAGCTTGCCTCACCAGCGTCGTGGTGACAGACGATCAGGAACACATTGGTGACCCCAATACTATCGCCTTGGGTCGGGACGACCGGCTATGGGTAGGGGATGGTAGAGATGGTATGGTCAGAGTATACTATCTAAATGCCTTTATCAACTACCTTGAAGCTGGAAACTCTGAACTTGATTTACCGAGTAGAAATACTGGTGGCTTTTACGGAAGCATACTACCAGCCGATTCATCTTTACCAGAAGAACAGGTTTCACTCCCCGATATGAGTGTGACTGCACCTTTCATTTTCAATGACACCGTTGGCGCGAATGCATCTGGTCCTATACAAGTTGTTGGTGGACTTAACGGAATTCAGATTATTCTTCCCGACACTGGTACTGCAGAGGGAAACCGTCGTGAACAAGAGCGTATATTACAAATGATTCACAAGAATGACATACTCAGGAAAAGTATTGAAATGGCTGGAACTAGTGTAGATAGTTTAGGAccagcaaatttttcatttaaaaatccGCTCGAACTGCAGTTGCCTTCTGGAACCAATGCTCAGCAATTTGGAGGATTTTTTCCAGGGCCGAATCCATCTGAAGGAAACTTCCCCTTGCATCATGGTTTTGGCGGTGTAAGCTTCTTCACTGGAAACCGGGAACGCGACTTGGAACTCCTTGAAAACTTTTTGATTAGTCATCCGTCAGTACGAGAAGACATGACGAGAAAAGGAATCACACCGGCGATGATAGTTGACTTCCCGCACTTTCTAAATCGCTATACGTCGAATACATAA